In a single window of the Streptomyces sp. NBC_00285 genome:
- a CDS encoding SGNH/GDSL hydrolase family protein, translated as MPPAPVDDPAKKLGTGWKASEDRAVTSAADTDGLKILVADSSKAYAWKTVASLAEPTMSADTWIGNQCVMDDGHVAVVYAPRTFTNKPDLMQGGAFAAVVNTITGRVVKLPFTASLAYFDPSCNTVTHTAAFTAFRDMNDPAKTKSRVVTVNTAGKTLGSLETAGEITSAVPVEDGAIGARGRELVRLDGGGRLTTLATADSPPFNIRLTRDGHVAFLDRQGDSTARAKLWQGHGTPSVIASGKLGDVDLRQGAAGRVFLTGEPSRTQLKDSGVSLLDAPADTEISTLGRLAVDPVLTPGVRRGLARVEDAGKDFDKSTTGPESPVTGAPDTASSDEPTTVTSTATTTGAKITQLVAQTTANTGDTSVSPALTGIAAPAALTAADNRANDPVDTDRWCSVPRNDVKSQALQPTPNQVEWAVDMAIRGELRSRWITQGGWRDQIGIGTIDPQGLFPRPSLTGGGRIPANVLLGVMAQESNLWQAEPGAVPGQMGSPLASYAGFYGHKGDTSAEYWKINWANSDCGYGVGQVTDGMRMAGHEKTGETALPAATQRAVALDYSVNVAASLYILADKWNELHEAAQKITVNNDDSAKPENWFAALWNYNLGFNPRSAESTNGNWGLGWYNNPANPMYPQSRSAFMNTDIDPYAARDAAHPQDWPYEEKVLGWAAWSMDTGYSYATSGRQDWPGESGFSSAGFRPAYWNGTAEAYTMPGSAKYNRAHATPSRDTFCNTKNNCNAASPPDCPNAACYTKYWWHETNTTWKSDCATSCGFENIKYQTLAAEPGRGTRLQYGTPICAGDSANKLPSGALIVNSVPDNTNTYSSCGTTGTDAGSFQFTFNSDGSVGSGLGQYEAKGDLYQIGGGYGGHFWYAHTRNAAHLAGSNGAMTVKGTWTLGQNLNSWARVFVQLPDTGAHTQQAHYTIHGVAGGDRERYLNTHYGANTWAELGVYRFTGTPQVELTNTTDDGTAEEDVAYTSIAFQKLPGKPQDMVVAMGDSYTSGEGSGDYYHVSDRDHGKTSWNACRRSPNAWPRKVTLPNQTQTVGTLADGFNANLDFQFVACSGAKTWQAGTGTPVDGTGKETWGFDGNFHEKFQTDSGVLSSDTTLVMLTIGGNDAQFDKKIEACVTDVENGCPSETSMQADIDTAVTQTGVLLDEIHNAAPNATISLMGYPLLFSRTAACSTAVSASQRVILNNMAQYFEDKQRNLALSKTSAGVRYRSPQAAFEGKRICDTPEGINGVVAGPNGDGDFHHDDDATKLCWWFWGDSCLSRESYHPNKTGHTAYAQAFMMLGPAAIRQEDE; from the coding sequence GATCCGGCCAAGAAGCTCGGCACCGGCTGGAAGGCATCCGAGGACCGGGCGGTGACCAGTGCGGCCGACACCGACGGACTGAAGATCCTCGTCGCCGACTCGTCGAAGGCGTACGCGTGGAAGACGGTGGCCTCCCTGGCGGAGCCAACGATGTCGGCGGACACCTGGATCGGCAACCAGTGCGTCATGGACGACGGTCATGTCGCTGTCGTGTACGCACCCCGCACCTTCACCAACAAGCCCGACCTCATGCAGGGCGGCGCCTTTGCAGCCGTCGTCAACACCATCACCGGCCGCGTGGTGAAGCTCCCGTTCACCGCGTCGCTAGCCTACTTCGACCCGTCCTGCAACACGGTCACGCACACGGCCGCCTTCACCGCCTTCCGCGACATGAACGACCCGGCGAAAACGAAGAGCCGGGTGGTCACGGTCAACACAGCCGGAAAGACGCTCGGTTCGCTAGAGACCGCAGGAGAGATAACCAGCGCGGTACCGGTGGAGGACGGCGCGATCGGCGCGCGCGGGCGCGAACTAGTCCGTCTCGACGGCGGCGGTCGGCTGACGACGCTCGCCACCGCCGACAGCCCGCCGTTCAACATCCGGCTCACCCGCGACGGGCACGTCGCTTTCCTCGACCGTCAGGGCGACTCCACCGCCCGCGCCAAACTGTGGCAAGGGCACGGCACGCCTTCCGTGATTGCTTCGGGCAAGCTCGGTGACGTGGACCTGCGCCAGGGCGCCGCAGGCAGGGTGTTCCTGACCGGCGAGCCCTCTCGTACCCAGCTGAAGGATTCAGGCGTCTCGCTCCTGGACGCCCCCGCCGACACTGAGATCTCCACCCTGGGGCGGCTCGCCGTCGACCCTGTCCTCACCCCCGGCGTGCGCCGCGGCCTTGCCCGCGTCGAGGACGCGGGCAAGGACTTCGACAAGAGCACCACAGGACCGGAGAGCCCGGTCACCGGTGCGCCGGACACCGCCAGCAGCGATGAACCGACCACCGTCACGTCGACCGCCACCACCACGGGTGCGAAGATCACACAGTTGGTGGCGCAGACCACGGCGAACACCGGCGACACCTCCGTATCTCCCGCCCTCACCGGCATTGCCGCACCCGCCGCCCTCACCGCGGCCGACAACCGAGCGAACGACCCGGTCGACACCGACCGCTGGTGCTCGGTGCCCCGCAACGACGTGAAATCCCAGGCGCTGCAACCCACCCCGAACCAGGTCGAGTGGGCTGTCGACATGGCCATCCGCGGCGAACTGCGCTCGAGATGGATCACACAGGGAGGCTGGCGTGACCAGATCGGGATCGGCACCATCGACCCGCAGGGCCTCTTCCCCCGCCCGTCCCTGACCGGCGGTGGCCGCATCCCCGCCAACGTACTGCTCGGCGTGATGGCGCAGGAGTCGAACCTGTGGCAAGCCGAACCGGGCGCCGTCCCCGGCCAGATGGGAAGCCCCCTGGCCTCCTACGCCGGCTTCTACGGGCATAAGGGCGACACCTCTGCCGAGTACTGGAAGATCAACTGGGCGAACTCCGACTGCGGCTACGGCGTGGGACAGGTCACCGACGGCATGCGGATGGCGGGACACGAGAAGACGGGCGAGACCGCACTGCCCGCAGCCACCCAGCGCGCGGTCGCCCTGGACTACTCAGTGAACGTCGCCGCCTCCCTGTACATCCTCGCGGACAAGTGGAATGAACTCCACGAGGCGGCGCAGAAGATCACCGTCAATAACGACGACTCGGCGAAACCCGAAAACTGGTTCGCCGCCCTGTGGAACTACAACCTCGGCTTCAATCCCCGCAGCGCCGAGTCAACGAATGGCAACTGGGGCCTGGGCTGGTACAACAATCCAGCCAACCCCATGTATCCCCAGTCGCGTTCGGCCTTCATGAACACCGACATCGATCCGTACGCCGCCAGGGACGCGGCGCACCCGCAGGACTGGCCGTACGAGGAGAAGGTGCTGGGCTGGGCCGCCTGGTCCATGGACACCGGCTACTCCTATGCGACCTCCGGCCGACAGGACTGGCCGGGCGAGTCCGGTTTCTCCTCTGCCGGCTTCCGCCCCGCCTACTGGAACGGCACAGCCGAGGCCTACACCATGCCGGGCAGCGCGAAGTACAACCGGGCGCACGCCACGCCGTCGCGCGACACGTTCTGCAACACCAAGAACAACTGCAATGCCGCCAGCCCGCCGGACTGCCCCAACGCCGCCTGCTACACCAAGTACTGGTGGCACGAAACCAACACGACCTGGAAGAGCGACTGCGCCACCAGTTGTGGCTTCGAGAACATCAAGTACCAGACCCTGGCGGCAGAACCAGGCCGCGGCACCCGGCTCCAGTACGGCACCCCGATCTGCGCCGGCGACTCCGCCAACAAGCTGCCCTCGGGCGCACTGATCGTGAACTCCGTACCCGACAACACGAATACCTACAGCTCGTGCGGTACGACCGGCACCGACGCCGGCAGCTTCCAGTTCACCTTCAACTCCGACGGCTCAGTCGGCTCCGGACTCGGCCAGTACGAGGCGAAGGGCGACCTGTACCAGATCGGCGGCGGATACGGCGGCCACTTCTGGTACGCCCACACCCGCAACGCCGCCCACCTCGCCGGCAGCAACGGGGCGATGACCGTCAAGGGGACCTGGACCCTGGGCCAGAACCTGAACAGCTGGGCCCGGGTCTTCGTGCAGCTGCCCGACACCGGTGCCCACACCCAGCAGGCCCACTACACCATCCACGGCGTGGCCGGCGGTGACCGGGAGCGCTACCTCAACACCCACTATGGCGCGAACACCTGGGCCGAGCTCGGTGTCTACCGCTTCACGGGAACACCCCAGGTAGAGCTCACGAACACCACCGACGACGGAACGGCCGAGGAGGACGTGGCCTACACCTCGATCGCCTTCCAAAAACTCCCGGGCAAGCCGCAGGACATGGTCGTCGCGATGGGCGACTCCTACACGTCCGGCGAGGGCTCGGGCGACTACTACCACGTCAGCGACCGCGACCACGGTAAGACCAGCTGGAACGCCTGTCGGCGCAGCCCGAACGCATGGCCACGCAAGGTCACTCTCCCGAACCAGACACAGACCGTCGGGACCCTCGCGGACGGGTTCAACGCGAACCTCGACTTCCAGTTTGTCGCCTGTTCCGGAGCCAAGACCTGGCAGGCGGGGACGGGCACACCCGTCGACGGCACAGGCAAAGAGACGTGGGGCTTCGACGGAAACTTCCACGAGAAGTTCCAGACCGACTCCGGAGTGCTCAGCTCGGACACGACCCTGGTGATGCTGACCATTGGCGGAAACGATGCTCAGTTCGACAAAAAGATCGAGGCCTGTGTAACGGACGTAGAGAACGGATGTCCCTCCGAAACGTCAATGCAGGCCGACATCGACACAGCCGTGACGCAAACCGGGGTGCTGCTGGACGAAATCCACAACGCGGCACCGAACGCAACGATCTCCTTGATGGGATACCCCTTGCTGTTCAGCCGCACTGCGGCCTGTTCGACCGCGGTGAGCGCATCTCAGCGTGTCATCCTGAACAACATGGCCCAGTACTTCGAGGACAAGCAGAGGAACCTTGCCCTCTCCAAGACCTCGGCGGGCGTGCGCTACCGGTCCCCGCAGGCGGCGTTCGAGGGCAAACGGATCTGCGACACGCCGGAAGGCATCAACGGGGTAGTGGCCGGACCGAACGGCGACGGCGACTTCCACCATGACGACGACGCGACCAAACTGTGCTGGTGGTTCTGGGGAGACAGCTGCCTCAGCCGGGAGAGCTACCACCCCAACAAGACAGGTCACACCGCCTACGCGCAGGCGTTCATGATGCTGGGCCCCGCAGCGATCAGACAAGAGGACGAGTGA